The following coding sequences are from one Microcoleus sp. FACHB-831 window:
- a CDS encoding glutathione S-transferase family protein produces the protein MLLLQFSTSHYCRKARLALGYKKINYQVENLTPGLHILKLKPLTGLTTLPVLLPQVEGQPEAIADSTQIFKFLEGYCPSPSLLLPDERQQKEAWMLEDWLDESIGTATRFIYYDFRAGAGKQIDSSLMSQMVINVVRRQYGITRETVELAQSRMAIALDVLSSKWHLREYLVGDCPSVADIAAAALLSPLALIPEYRQGYPWLFERIVEIHKICGEPPPPGLDKL, from the coding sequence ATGCTTTTACTGCAATTTAGTACGTCGCACTATTGTCGAAAAGCAAGGCTGGCTCTAGGCTACAAAAAGATTAACTATCAAGTAGAAAATTTAACGCCGGGGCTTCACATCCTGAAGCTAAAGCCTCTAACGGGTTTGACAACGCTGCCCGTCCTGTTGCCCCAAGTGGAGGGCCAGCCGGAGGCGATCGCAGACTCGACGCAGATATTCAAATTTCTGGAAGGTTATTGTCCCTCCCCCTCACTGTTGTTGCCGGACGAGCGACAGCAAAAAGAAGCCTGGATGCTGGAAGATTGGTTGGATGAAAGCATTGGTACAGCAACTAGGTTTATTTATTATGACTTTCGGGCTGGTGCGGGGAAGCAAATAGATTCTTCGCTGATGAGCCAGATGGTAATCAATGTGGTGCGCCGTCAGTACGGCATCACTAGAGAGACAGTGGAACTGGCACAAAGTAGGATGGCGATCGCGCTTGATGTGCTGTCGAGTAAGTGGCATTTGAGGGAGTATCTGGTGGGCGATTGCCCCAGCGTTGCAGACATTGCCGCCGCCGCCCTCCTAAGTCCCTTAGCGCTAATTCCCGAATACCGTCAAGGCTATCCCTGGCTATTTGAGCGCATAGTTGAGATTCATAAAATTTGTGGCGAACCCCCCCCGCCTGGACTAGATAAGTTATGA